ACAAGAAGCCGGCGCCGGCGCGCTCAGCTCATCTCCTCGAGCCACGCCACCACCGCCTCGGCCGCGGCCAGGTTGGTGGCCAGCGGCACGTCGTGCACGTCGCAGATGCGCATCAATGCGCTCACGTCGGGTTCGTGGGGCTGGGCGGTGAGGGGGTCGCGGAAGAAGATCACCGCGAGGATGCGGTCCTCGGCGATGCGGGCGCCGATCTGGAGGTCGCCTCCGAGCGGCCCCGACTGCACCCGCTCGACCTCGAGCCCCGCCTTCTGGGCGAGCATCTTCCCGGTGGTGCCGGTGGCGACGAGCGGAAAGCGCGCCAGCAGCTCGCGGTGGTCCTTGGCGAAGGCGATCAAGTCGGCCTTCTTCTTGTCGTGCGCGATCAGCGCCAGCGCCTTTTTCATACGCTCAGCTTACCTGCCTATACTGGGGGCGATGAAACCG
This genomic stretch from Oceanithermus profundus DSM 14977 harbors:
- the mgsA gene encoding methylglyoxal synthase; translated protein: MKKALALIAHDKKKADLIAFAKDHRELLARFPLVATGTTGKMLAQKAGLEVERVQSGPLGGDLQIGARIAEDRILAVIFFRDPLTAQPHEPDVSALMRICDVHDVPLATNLAAAEAVVAWLEEMS